A window of the Aeromicrobium phoceense genome harbors these coding sequences:
- a CDS encoding ABC transporter permease, giving the protein MTESRLTKVGLALAAPILALVTAFLITSLVLILAGDDWLGVWSQILSWPNNRTMVNILNSATVYYLSAVAVAIGFRMNLFNIGVDGQYRIASFAAAWVAGEAWLPGFLNIALAIVAGMFVGAMWAGIAGLLRVTRGVSEVISTIMLNAIATAVVAYLLRKVAVREEGSNIISTKPLPESSRIPGIPFLGGEVYGFIVVAVIVGIVYWVLINRTRFGFDLRAAGQSESAAVASGINVKKMILVTMLLSGAIAGLVGMPLLFGQDYAYGSTFQSGLGFAGIAIALLGRNHPVGIAIGALLFAFLDQQSNPLQILLDVSPDIVKVTQGVIVLTVVIAYEVVRRYGVRLEQRQVAAALDPQFQQEGASA; this is encoded by the coding sequence ATGACAGAGTCGCGACTGACGAAGGTCGGGCTCGCGCTGGCGGCGCCGATCCTGGCGCTGGTCACCGCCTTCCTCATCACGAGCCTCGTGCTGATCCTGGCCGGTGACGACTGGCTCGGGGTCTGGAGCCAGATCCTCAGCTGGCCCAACAACCGCACGATGGTGAACATCCTGAACTCCGCCACGGTGTACTACCTGTCGGCGGTCGCGGTGGCCATCGGCTTCCGCATGAACCTGTTCAACATCGGCGTCGACGGCCAGTACCGCATCGCGTCCTTCGCGGCTGCCTGGGTCGCCGGCGAGGCGTGGCTGCCGGGCTTCCTCAACATCGCGCTGGCGATCGTCGCGGGCATGTTCGTGGGTGCCATGTGGGCCGGCATCGCGGGCCTGCTGCGCGTCACTCGCGGCGTCTCCGAGGTCATCTCGACGATCATGCTGAACGCCATCGCCACGGCCGTGGTCGCCTACCTGCTGCGCAAGGTCGCCGTGCGCGAGGAGGGCAGCAACATCATCTCCACGAAGCCGCTGCCCGAGAGCAGCCGGATCCCCGGCATCCCGTTCCTCGGCGGCGAGGTCTACGGCTTCATCGTCGTGGCAGTCATCGTCGGCATCGTCTACTGGGTGCTGATCAACCGCACCCGCTTCGGCTTCGACCTGCGTGCGGCCGGCCAGTCCGAGAGCGCCGCGGTCGCCTCCGGCATCAACGTCAAGAAGATGATCCTGGTGACGATGCTGCTCTCGGGCGCCATCGCGGGCCTGGTCGGCATGCCGCTGCTGTTCGGCCAGGACTACGCCTACGGCTCCACGTTCCAGTCGGGCCTGGGCTTCGCCGGCATCGCGATCGCGCTGCTGGGTCGCAACCACCCGGTCGGCATCGCGATCGGCGCACTGTTGTTCGCGTTCCTCGACCAGCAGTCGAACCCGCTGCAGATCCTGCTCGACGTCTCACCCGACATCGTCAAGGTCACCCAGGGCGTCATCGTGCTGACCGTGGTCATCGCCTACGAGGTCGTCCGTCGCTACGGCGTCCGCCTCGAGCAGCGTCAGGTGGCGGCCGCCCTGGACCCGCAGTTCCAGCAGGAAGGAGCGTCGGCATGA
- a CDS encoding universal stress protein — protein sequence MPFSGPIVVGHDGSSFADHALRWALTLAERAHMPVTIVRAWTMRTAPKPKTHEFGYVPPASDYADAVRERLEDGTRDILAEHPGVEVTLQVERGQPATVVVEAAHGASLLVVGPRGLGGFKGLMLGSVSEHAVGSAPCPVVVVRGDDDPAQSEPEA from the coding sequence ATGCCCTTCTCCGGACCCATCGTCGTCGGCCACGACGGCTCTTCCTTCGCCGATCACGCCCTGCGCTGGGCCCTCACCCTGGCCGAGCGCGCCCACATGCCCGTCACCATCGTCCGCGCCTGGACGATGCGGACGGCGCCCAAGCCGAAGACCCACGAGTTCGGCTACGTCCCCCCGGCCTCGGACTACGCCGACGCGGTGCGCGAACGCCTCGAGGACGGCACCCGCGACATCCTCGCCGAGCACCCCGGCGTCGAGGTGACGCTGCAGGTCGAGCGCGGCCAGCCCGCCACCGTCGTGGTCGAGGCCGCCCACGGCGCCTCGCTGCTCGTGGTCGGCCCGCGCGGCCTCGGCGGCTTCAAGGGGCTCATGCTGGGCTCGGTGAGCGAGCACGCCGTCGGCAGCGCCCCGTGCCCCGTCGTGGTGGTGCGCGGCGACGACGACCCGGCGCAGTCCGAGCCGGAGGCCTGA
- a CDS encoding ATP-binding protein, whose amino-acid sequence MPHVVILAGPSGAGKSHLSERLGWTVLRLDDFYHPVDHPRLPLSTLGIPDWDDVRSWDLDAAMAAIEELCREGRTQVPVYDISVSRAVGTREVVLTGDRFIAEGLFAPDMVAPCREAGVLDAAICLTRPRPVVFALRLVRALRESRKPPMTLVRRGWRLMKDQPRIIAAAVAAGCTPMHPRRAYRFLTAR is encoded by the coding sequence ATGCCGCACGTCGTGATCCTGGCCGGCCCGTCCGGTGCGGGGAAGTCCCACCTGTCCGAGCGACTCGGGTGGACGGTGCTGCGGCTCGACGACTTCTACCACCCGGTGGACCACCCGCGCCTGCCCCTGAGCACGCTCGGGATCCCCGACTGGGACGACGTGCGGTCGTGGGACCTCGACGCCGCGATGGCGGCCATCGAGGAGCTGTGCCGTGAGGGCCGCACGCAGGTGCCGGTCTACGACATCTCGGTCAGCCGAGCGGTGGGCACGCGCGAGGTGGTGCTCACGGGCGACCGCTTCATCGCCGAGGGCCTGTTCGCCCCCGACATGGTGGCGCCGTGCCGCGAGGCCGGCGTGCTCGACGCGGCGATCTGCCTCACGCGGCCGCGCCCCGTGGTGTTCGCGCTCCGTCTCGTCCGCGCCCTGCGCGAGTCGCGCAAGCCGCCGATGACGCTGGTGCGTCGCGGCTGGCGGCTCATGAAGGACCAGCCGCGCATCATCGCCGCGGCCGTGGCCGCCGGCTGCACGCCCATGCACCCGCGCCGCGCCTACCGCTTCCTCACCGCCCGCTGA
- a CDS encoding ABC transporter permease: protein MSVATDPVTNVHGTPQGRNRLTWPWLLIGIAGVLVIMSLLRIITGVDDLSSSGTIRATLIAAVPIGLAGLGGLWSERAGVVNIGLEGMMILGTFGAGYFGYFYGPWQGVVGAILLGAAGGLLHAVATVYFGVDHIVSGVSINIIAAGAVQYLAGMAFSGVPGGGQTQSPPIDRLPSITISGLSEPLGEIEQENWFFVSEFAAVLRAFVTNMSSLTVIAIGLFVLTWWVLWRTAFGLRLRSVGESPGAAESLGVNVYRYKFIAVIASGGLAGLAGGFLALVAANAFRDGQTGGRGYIGLAAMIFGNWRPGGLFAGATLFGYTDTLRLRGGGETVHALLLLVAVFLVMLAIWQWRQHGRRSALIAAILGVIVAGIFFASDEIPNELATMTPYVTTLLVLAVFSQNLRMPAADGKIYRKGSVG from the coding sequence ATGAGTGTCGCGACCGATCCCGTGACCAACGTCCACGGCACGCCCCAGGGGCGGAACCGTCTGACCTGGCCCTGGCTGCTGATCGGCATCGCCGGCGTCCTGGTGATCATGTCGCTGCTGCGGATCATCACCGGCGTCGACGACCTCAGCTCCTCGGGCACGATCCGCGCCACCCTGATCGCCGCCGTCCCGATCGGCCTGGCCGGTCTCGGCGGCCTGTGGTCGGAGCGCGCGGGCGTGGTCAACATCGGCCTCGAGGGCATGATGATCCTCGGCACCTTCGGTGCAGGCTACTTCGGCTACTTCTATGGTCCGTGGCAGGGCGTCGTCGGCGCCATCCTGCTGGGTGCTGCCGGTGGTCTGCTGCACGCGGTGGCCACCGTCTACTTCGGTGTCGACCACATCGTCTCGGGCGTCTCGATCAACATCATCGCCGCGGGCGCGGTCCAGTACCTCGCGGGAATGGCCTTCTCCGGCGTCCCCGGCGGCGGCCAGACCCAGTCCCCGCCGATCGACCGGCTGCCGAGCATCACGATCTCCGGCCTCTCCGAACCGCTGGGCGAGATCGAGCAGGAGAACTGGTTCTTCGTCTCCGAGTTCGCTGCCGTGCTGCGAGCGTTCGTCACCAACATGTCGTCCCTGACGGTCATCGCGATCGGCCTGTTCGTGCTCACGTGGTGGGTGCTGTGGCGCACCGCGTTCGGCCTGCGCCTGCGCTCGGTCGGCGAGTCGCCCGGGGCCGCCGAGTCGCTCGGCGTGAACGTCTACCGCTACAAGTTCATCGCCGTGATCGCCTCCGGCGGCCTGGCCGGACTCGCGGGCGGCTTCCTGGCGCTCGTCGCGGCCAACGCCTTCCGCGACGGCCAGACCGGAGGCCGCGGCTACATCGGCCTGGCGGCCATGATCTTCGGCAACTGGCGCCCCGGCGGCCTGTTCGCCGGCGCCACGCTGTTCGGCTACACCGACACGCTGCGCCTGCGCGGTGGCGGCGAGACCGTCCACGCGCTGCTGCTGCTCGTGGCCGTGTTCCTGGTGATGCTGGCGATCTGGCAGTGGCGCCAGCACGGCCGCCGCTCCGCGCTGATCGCCGCCATCCTGGGCGTCATCGTGGCCGGCATCTTCTTCGCCAGTGACGAGATCCCCAACGAGCTCGCCACCATGACCCCGTACGTCACCACGCTGCTCGTCCTCGCCGTCTTCAGCCAGAACCTGAGGATGCCGGCGGCCGACGGCAAGATCTACCGGAAGGGCAGTGTCGGATGA
- a CDS encoding cytochrome P450, translating to MSTLTTFDPTDADFLRDPYPALAELRRRGPLVWHEPWSTWLATDHATVGAVLKNRAFGRLWHDWEPVEEMEPFNALHRNQLMENEPPAHTRMRRLLTGAFGRGHVERMRPRIESLAAEMIAALPEQFDVLADYAEPMPVYVICELLGVPREDHEDLRRWSQAIVHMYEKDIDEATKAEAIEASTAFSDYVREVIAMRRAEPGEDLVSDLIAETDAGKGFSDDELVATVVLLLNAGHEASVNTFGNGLHALLTHRDQLARVTSGEVPIEIALEELIRFDAPLQLFERTATKDVEVAGQLVTAGQKVACLMGSANRDAEVFADADTFDVGRDPNPHVGFGLGIHFCLGAPLARLELSITLRALLDRFPDLALVGESPRRPTWVLRGYESIQVSA from the coding sequence ATGAGCACGCTGACCACCTTCGACCCCACCGACGCCGACTTCCTGCGCGATCCCTACCCGGCCCTGGCCGAGCTGCGGCGGCGCGGACCGCTCGTGTGGCACGAGCCGTGGTCGACGTGGCTGGCCACCGATCACGCCACCGTGGGCGCGGTGCTGAAGAATCGCGCCTTCGGCCGGCTGTGGCACGACTGGGAGCCGGTCGAGGAGATGGAGCCGTTCAACGCGCTCCACCGCAACCAGCTGATGGAGAACGAGCCGCCCGCCCACACGCGGATGCGGCGCCTGCTCACCGGTGCCTTCGGGCGCGGCCACGTCGAGCGGATGCGCCCGCGCATCGAGTCGCTCGCCGCCGAGATGATCGCCGCGCTGCCCGAGCAGTTCGACGTGCTCGCCGACTACGCCGAGCCGATGCCCGTCTACGTCATCTGTGAACTGCTGGGCGTGCCGCGCGAGGACCACGAGGACCTTCGCCGCTGGAGCCAGGCGATCGTGCACATGTACGAGAAGGACATCGACGAGGCCACCAAGGCCGAGGCCATCGAGGCCAGCACCGCCTTCTCCGACTACGTGCGCGAGGTCATCGCGATGCGCCGCGCAGAGCCGGGTGAGGACCTCGTCAGCGACCTCATCGCCGAGACCGATGCGGGCAAGGGCTTCTCCGACGACGAGCTCGTCGCCACGGTGGTGCTGCTGCTCAACGCCGGCCACGAGGCCAGCGTCAACACGTTCGGCAACGGCTTGCACGCGCTGCTGACCCACCGCGACCAGCTCGCGCGCGTCACGAGCGGCGAGGTGCCGATCGAGATCGCCCTCGAGGAGCTCATCCGGTTCGACGCGCCGCTGCAGCTGTTCGAGCGCACCGCCACGAAGGACGTCGAGGTCGCCGGGCAGCTCGTCACGGCGGGCCAGAAGGTCGCCTGCCTCATGGGCTCGGCCAACCGCGACGCCGAGGTCTTCGCCGACGCCGACACGTTCGACGTCGGCCGCGACCCGAACCCGCACGTCGGGTTCGGCCTGGGCATCCACTTCTGCCTCGGCGCCCCGCTGGCGCGCCTCGAGCTGAGCATCACCCTGCGGGCGCTGCTCGACCGTTTCCCCGACCTCGCCCTCGTGGGCGAGTCCCCCCGCCGCCCCACGTGGGTCCTGCGCGGCTACGAGAGCATCCAGGTGTCTGCATGA
- a CDS encoding ABC transporter ATP-binding protein, which translates to MSITPSESGTDASTSSDVVVRLRGIGKTFPGVIANHDIDIDVRRGTIHAIVGENGAGKSTLMKILYGVQKPDSGTIELDGKAVSFSSPSDAIGQGVGMVFQHFMLADNLTVLENVVLGAEKLHGIGDRAREAIRELSDTYGLGIHPDDLVDDLGVGARQRIEILKVLYRGARIIILDEPTAVLVPQEVDELFDNLRELKSEGLAVIFISHKLDEVLSVADTVTVIRRGTTVDSVPAASVTARQLAELMVGSELPSPSTELSTVTDVEVLEVVDLGLPDPRGGRPLLDGISFKIHRGEILGIAGVEGNGQAELVEAIMGMRQETSGHVELDDADIADWSTRRRREAGIGYIPEDRHRQGLLLDAPLWENRVLGHQTREPNVSGPFIDRRGARKDTDRIVEEYDVRTPGIDTLARALSGGNQQKLIVGREMSSEPSLLIAAHPTRGVDVGAQAAIWDHIKRARRNGLAVLLISADLDELIGLSDTIAVLLRGRIVGTFDPGDVTPQQLGSAMTGATDEEETA; encoded by the coding sequence GTGAGCATCACACCGTCCGAATCCGGCACCGACGCCAGCACCTCGTCCGACGTCGTCGTCCGGCTGCGGGGCATCGGCAAGACCTTCCCCGGCGTCATCGCCAACCACGACATCGACATCGACGTCCGTCGTGGCACGATCCACGCGATCGTGGGCGAGAACGGCGCGGGCAAGTCCACGCTGATGAAGATCCTGTACGGGGTGCAGAAGCCCGACTCGGGCACCATCGAGCTCGACGGGAAAGCGGTGTCGTTCTCGTCGCCGTCCGACGCGATCGGGCAGGGCGTCGGCATGGTGTTCCAGCACTTCATGCTCGCGGACAACCTCACCGTGCTCGAGAACGTCGTCCTCGGCGCCGAGAAGCTGCACGGCATCGGCGACCGCGCGCGAGAGGCGATCCGCGAGCTCTCCGACACGTACGGCCTCGGGATCCACCCCGACGACCTCGTCGACGACCTCGGCGTGGGCGCCCGCCAGCGCATCGAGATCCTCAAGGTGCTCTACCGCGGCGCGCGGATCATCATCCTCGACGAGCCCACCGCGGTCCTGGTGCCCCAGGAGGTCGACGAGCTGTTCGACAACCTGCGCGAGCTCAAGTCCGAGGGCCTGGCCGTCATCTTCATCTCCCACAAGCTCGACGAGGTGCTGTCGGTCGCCGACACGGTCACCGTGATCCGCCGTGGCACCACCGTCGACTCCGTCCCCGCCGCCAGCGTCACCGCGCGCCAGCTGGCCGAGCTGATGGTCGGCTCGGAGCTGCCCAGCCCGAGCACGGAACTCTCCACCGTCACCGACGTCGAGGTGCTCGAGGTCGTCGACCTCGGCCTGCCCGACCCGCGCGGCGGCCGCCCCCTGCTGGACGGCATCTCCTTCAAGATCCACCGCGGCGAGATCCTGGGCATCGCGGGCGTCGAGGGCAACGGCCAGGCCGAGCTCGTCGAGGCCATCATGGGCATGCGCCAGGAGACGAGCGGGCACGTCGAGCTCGACGACGCCGACATCGCCGACTGGTCCACCCGGCGACGGCGCGAGGCCGGCATCGGGTACATCCCCGAGGACCGCCACCGCCAGGGACTGCTGCTGGACGCCCCCCTGTGGGAGAACCGCGTGCTCGGCCACCAGACGCGTGAGCCGAACGTCTCCGGCCCCTTCATCGACCGGCGCGGTGCCCGCAAGGACACCGACCGCATCGTCGAGGAGTACGACGTGCGCACGCCCGGCATCGACACCCTCGCCCGCGCGCTGTCCGGCGGCAACCAGCAGAAGCTGATCGTCGGCCGCGAGATGAGCAGCGAGCCGAGCCTGCTGATCGCGGCGCACCCCACCCGCGGCGTCGACGTCGGCGCGCAGGCCGCGATCTGGGACCACATCAAGCGCGCCCGCCGCAACGGCCTGGCGGTGCTGCTGATCTCGGCCGACCTCGACGAGCTGATCGGCCTGTCCGACACGATCGCGGTGCTGCTGCGCGGTCGCATCGTCGGCACGTTCGATCCCGGCGACGTCACCCCCCAGCAACTCGGCTCGGCCATGACCGGTGCCACCGACGAGGAGGAGACGGCATGA
- a CDS encoding BMP family ABC transporter substrate-binding protein, producing MNKLTAAAAVTALVFAGAGCSKKSSDEESASGEDCVEKGDVKVGMAFDVGGRGDQSFNDSAAKGLDKAACELGFEVKDAEAQDGEPESAREERLQQLVDAGYNPVVAVGFAYSASVAKISAANPDVNFAIVDDAVEADNVTNLLFAEEQGSFLVGAAAALKSETGTIGFVGGVDTELIHKFEAGYKAGAKAANPDVKVQSVYLSTPPDFSGFGDPAKGNTAATGMFEKEADVVYHAAGGSGGGVFQAATDAEKWAIGVDSDQAKTADESVRDSILTSMTKNIDVAVYDFLKGVEAGDIKTGPQVYDLKVDGVGYSTTGGHVDDIKEKLDEYKQQIIDGTITVPSK from the coding sequence GTGAACAAGCTGACCGCAGCGGCCGCCGTGACCGCTCTGGTCTTTGCCGGAGCCGGTTGTTCGAAGAAGAGCAGCGACGAGGAGAGCGCCTCCGGCGAGGACTGCGTCGAGAAGGGTGACGTCAAGGTCGGCATGGCCTTCGACGTGGGCGGTCGTGGCGACCAGTCCTTCAACGACTCCGCCGCCAAGGGCCTCGACAAGGCCGCGTGCGAGCTCGGCTTCGAGGTCAAGGACGCCGAGGCCCAGGACGGCGAGCCCGAGTCGGCTCGCGAGGAGCGCCTCCAGCAGCTCGTCGACGCCGGCTACAACCCGGTCGTGGCCGTGGGCTTCGCCTACTCCGCCTCCGTCGCCAAGATCTCCGCGGCGAACCCCGACGTGAACTTCGCGATCGTCGACGACGCGGTCGAGGCCGACAACGTCACGAACCTGCTGTTCGCCGAGGAGCAGGGCTCGTTCCTGGTCGGCGCCGCTGCCGCGCTCAAGTCCGAGACCGGCACGATCGGCTTCGTCGGCGGTGTCGACACCGAGCTGATCCACAAGTTCGAGGCTGGCTACAAGGCCGGCGCCAAGGCCGCCAACCCGGACGTCAAGGTCCAGTCGGTCTACCTGTCCACCCCGCCGGACTTCAGCGGCTTCGGTGACCCGGCCAAGGGCAACACGGCCGCCACCGGCATGTTCGAGAAGGAAGCCGACGTGGTCTACCACGCGGCCGGCGGCTCGGGCGGTGGCGTCTTCCAGGCGGCCACCGACGCCGAGAAGTGGGCCATCGGCGTCGACTCCGACCAGGCCAAGACGGCCGACGAGTCGGTGCGCGACAGCATCCTGACCTCGATGACCAAGAACATCGACGTCGCCGTGTACGACTTCCTCAAGGGCGTCGAGGCGGGCGACATCAAGACCGGCCCGCAGGTCTACGACCTCAAGGTCGACGGCGTCGGCTACTCCACGACCGGCGGTCACGTCGATGACATCAAGGAGAAGCTGGACGAGTACAAGCAGCAGATCATCGACGGCACCATCACGGTGCCCTCAAAGTGA
- a CDS encoding cytidine deaminase gives MTGFGFTPPEAPVDWDALTKYAVEVMNRAYAPYSKYKVGAAGLVDDGRVVLGCNVENAAYGVALCAECGMVSALHSTGGGKLRAVVCVDGQGRPVMPCGRCRQLLWENGGPECQLLTPSGVKPMTEVLPDAFDVTDLNDT, from the coding sequence ATGACCGGCTTCGGCTTCACCCCGCCCGAGGCTCCCGTCGACTGGGACGCCCTCACCAAGTACGCGGTCGAGGTCATGAACCGTGCCTACGCGCCGTACTCGAAGTACAAGGTCGGCGCGGCCGGCCTCGTCGACGACGGCCGCGTGGTGCTGGGCTGCAACGTCGAGAACGCGGCCTACGGTGTCGCGCTGTGTGCGGAGTGCGGCATGGTCTCGGCGCTGCACTCCACCGGAGGCGGCAAGCTGCGTGCGGTCGTCTGCGTCGACGGGCAGGGGCGCCCGGTCATGCCGTGCGGCCGGTGCCGACAATTGCTGTGGGAGAACGGTGGCCCCGAGTGCCAGCTGTTGACCCCCTCGGGCGTGAAGCCCATGACCGAGGTGCTCCCCGACGCCTTCGACGTGACGGACCTGAACGACACATGA
- a CDS encoding adenosine deaminase yields the protein MRATPEQIAAAPKVALHEHLDGGVRPETVAEIALEIGHDLPAAPEDLGAWFEEASSSGSLVRYLETFQHTVGVMQRPEDLARVAREAVLDLAADGVVYAELRWAPEQHQNAGLSIEEAVEAVQAGIDEGVAQVQAGGRAMVVGQLLTAMRHASRGMEIAKVTVDYRDRGVLGFDIAGAEDGFPPILHLEAFEYLRRENMHFTIHAGEAFGLPSIWQAVQRCGADRLGHGVRIVDDIDFSGTPSLGRLAAYIRDRRIPLEMCPSSNLQTGAVAGMESIADHPIGPLAELGFRVTINSDNRLMSGTSIGREMNLLTDAFGYSLGDLRWFTVNAMKSAFLPFDERLVLINDVIKPGYAALGN from the coding sequence GTGAGGGCCACGCCGGAGCAGATCGCCGCCGCCCCCAAGGTCGCGCTCCACGAGCACCTCGACGGGGGAGTGCGCCCCGAGACGGTCGCCGAGATCGCTCTCGAGATCGGCCACGACCTGCCGGCCGCGCCGGAGGACCTCGGGGCCTGGTTCGAGGAGGCGTCGTCGTCGGGCTCGCTCGTGCGCTACCTCGAGACCTTCCAGCACACCGTCGGTGTCATGCAGCGCCCCGAGGACCTGGCCCGCGTCGCGCGCGAGGCCGTACTCGACCTCGCGGCCGACGGCGTCGTCTACGCCGAGCTGCGCTGGGCCCCCGAGCAGCACCAGAACGCCGGGCTCTCCATCGAGGAGGCCGTCGAGGCGGTGCAGGCCGGCATCGACGAGGGCGTCGCGCAGGTCCAGGCCGGTGGGCGCGCGATGGTGGTGGGCCAGCTGCTCACCGCGATGCGGCACGCCTCGCGCGGCATGGAGATCGCCAAGGTCACCGTCGACTACCGCGACCGTGGCGTGCTCGGCTTCGACATCGCCGGGGCGGAGGATGGCTTCCCGCCGATCCTGCACCTCGAGGCGTTCGAGTACCTGCGGCGCGAGAACATGCACTTCACGATCCACGCGGGGGAGGCGTTCGGGCTGCCCTCGATCTGGCAGGCCGTGCAGCGCTGCGGCGCCGACCGGCTGGGGCACGGCGTGCGGATCGTCGACGACATCGACTTCTCCGGCACGCCCTCGCTGGGACGGCTCGCGGCGTACATCCGCGACCGCCGCATCCCGCTGGAGATGTGCCCCTCGTCGAACCTGCAGACGGGCGCCGTCGCGGGGATGGAGTCGATCGCCGACCACCCCATCGGCCCGCTGGCCGAGCTGGGCTTCCGGGTCACGATCAACAGCGACAACCGGCTGATGAGCGGCACCTCGATCGGCCGCGAGATGAACCTGCTGACCGACGCCTTCGGCTACAGCCTCGGCGACCTGCGCTGGTTCACCGTCAACGCGATGAAGAGCGCCTTCCTCCCGTTCGACGAGCGCCTCGTGCTGATCAACGACGTCATCAAGCCCGGGTACGCGGCGCTGGGGAACTGA
- a CDS encoding MaoC family dehydratase has product MRILNDRAEIAASSGTELGVSSWTEIHQDRIDMFADATGDRQWIHVDPERAAEGPFGATIAHGYLTLSLLPFLGAQVYAFAGDRARVNYGLNRVRFMAPVLVGSKVRNRVEVLEVRDIEKGQQVTLQHTVEIEGNEKPACIAETVTLLMDA; this is encoded by the coding sequence ATGCGCATCCTGAATGACAGAGCCGAGATCGCCGCGTCCTCCGGGACGGAGCTGGGAGTCAGCTCGTGGACCGAGATCCACCAGGACCGCATCGACATGTTCGCCGACGCGACGGGCGACCGGCAGTGGATCCACGTCGATCCCGAGCGTGCGGCCGAGGGGCCGTTCGGCGCGACGATCGCGCACGGCTACCTCACCCTCTCGCTGCTGCCGTTCCTTGGCGCGCAGGTCTACGCCTTCGCCGGCGACCGCGCACGCGTCAACTACGGCCTCAACCGCGTGCGCTTCATGGCGCCGGTCCTCGTGGGCTCCAAGGTCCGCAACCGGGTCGAGGTGCTGGAGGTGCGCGACATCGAGAAGGGCCAGCAGGTGACCCTGCAGCACACCGTCGAGATCGAGGGCAACGAGAAGCCGGCGTGCATCGCCGAGACCGTCACGCTGCTGATGGACGCCTGA
- a CDS encoding thymidine phosphorylase, with amino-acid sequence MTEKFAPTEIIVAKRDGHELTDDQIDWVVDAYTRGIVASEQMSALAMAILLNGMNRREIARWTAAMIATGERMDFSSLSRPTADKHSTGGVGDKITLPLAPLVAACGVAVPQLSGRGLGHTGGTLDKLESIPGWRAALSNDEMMTQLEDLGAVICAAGSGLAPADKKLYALRDITGTVEAIPLIASSIMSKKIAEGTGALVLDVKVGSGAFMKTESDARELAETMVALGTDAGVNTVALLTDMSVPLGLTAGNALEVRESVEVLAGGGPADVVELTVALAREMLQAAGVHDVDPADALADGRAMDSWKAMIRAQDGDPDAALPTARETEVVTATSDGVLTSLDAYAVGVAAWRLGAGRSRPGESVQAGAGVELHAKPGDTVRAGQPLLTLHTDTPERFGRAHEALEGAWAIGETAPQPSPIVLDRIGG; translated from the coding sequence ATGACGGAGAAGTTCGCCCCCACCGAGATCATCGTCGCGAAGCGCGACGGTCACGAGCTGACGGACGACCAGATCGACTGGGTCGTCGACGCCTACACGCGCGGCATCGTGGCGTCCGAGCAGATGTCGGCGCTCGCGATGGCGATCCTGCTCAACGGCATGAACCGCCGTGAGATCGCGCGCTGGACCGCAGCGATGATCGCCACGGGCGAGCGGATGGACTTCTCGTCGCTGTCGCGCCCCACGGCCGACAAGCACAGCACCGGCGGCGTGGGCGACAAGATCACCCTGCCGCTGGCCCCGCTCGTGGCGGCGTGCGGCGTGGCCGTGCCCCAGCTCTCGGGTCGCGGACTGGGCCACACCGGCGGCACCCTCGACAAGCTCGAGTCCATTCCGGGCTGGCGGGCGGCGCTCTCGAACGACGAGATGATGACCCAGCTCGAGGACCTCGGTGCGGTCATCTGCGCCGCGGGCTCGGGACTGGCGCCGGCCGATAAGAAGCTCTACGCCCTGCGCGACATCACGGGCACCGTGGAGGCGATCCCGCTGATCGCCAGCTCGATCATGAGCAAGAAGATCGCCGAGGGCACGGGCGCGCTCGTGCTGGACGTCAAGGTCGGCTCGGGCGCCTTCATGAAAACGGAGAGCGATGCGCGCGAGCTCGCCGAGACGATGGTCGCGCTCGGCACGGACGCCGGCGTGAACACGGTGGCGCTGCTGACCGACATGTCGGTCCCGCTGGGCCTCACGGCGGGCAACGCCCTCGAGGTGCGCGAGTCGGTGGAGGTCCTCGCCGGCGGCGGCCCCGCTGACGTCGTCGAGCTCACGGTCGCCCTCGCCCGCGAGATGCTGCAGGCCGCGGGCGTCCATGACGTCGACCCCGCCGACGCGCTGGCCGACGGCCGCGCGATGGACTCCTGGAAGGCCATGATCCGGGCCCAGGACGGCGATCCCGACGCCGCGCTGCCGACCGCCCGCGAGACCGAGGTCGTCACGGCCACGTCCGACGGCGTGCTCACCTCGCTCGACGCGTACGCGGTGGGCGTGGCGGCGTGGCGCCTCGGCGCCGGCCGCTCCCGCCCGGGCGAGTCGGTCCAGGCCGGCGCCGGCGTGGAGCTCCACGCCAAGCCCGGCGACACGGTGCGCGCCGGTCAGCCGCTGCTGACCCTGCACACCGACACGCCCGAGCGATTCGGCCGGGCCCACGAGGCGCTCGAAGGCGCCTGGGCCATCGGCGAGACCGCTCCCCAGCCGTCCCCCATCGTCCTCGACCGCATCGGCGGCTGA